In a genomic window of Candidatus Wallbacteria bacterium:
- a CDS encoding DUF2089 domain-containing protein, which produces MNDKILPHACPACESDLQIVRLKCPECGTEVSGQFIPCPVCRLDEELRGLFDIFLKSRGNLKQVQRELKLSYPTVRQRMEMMFRKLEGKPDQADPKLVLERLRAGEITVDEADSLLRGE; this is translated from the coding sequence ATGAACGACAAGATCCTTCCGCATGCCTGCCCGGCCTGTGAATCAGACCTGCAGATCGTCAGGCTCAAGTGTCCTGAGTGCGGCACAGAGGTTTCAGGCCAGTTTATTCCTTGTCCGGTCTGCAGGCTGGACGAGGAACTCAGAGGACTGTTCGACATTTTTCTGAAATCCAGGGGAAACCTGAAACAGGTGCAGCGGGAACTGAAACTCTCTTACCCCACAGTCAGGCAGAGGATGGAAATGATGTTCCGCAAGCTGGAAGGCAAGCCTGACCAGGCAGACCCCAAATTAGTGCTCGAACGCCTCAGAGCCGGTGAAATCACAGTCGACGAGGCTGACAGTCTGCTGCGTGGGGAATAG
- a CDS encoding YgiT-type zinc finger protein: protein MIPFKKCPVCKGEVMEKEVEKLLRGGKNTAIVRVKAEVCLHCGEKLFPEETIRNFELIRSKLEKEDTKDFKLIGNSFQIV, encoded by the coding sequence ATGATCCCCTTTAAGAAATGCCCTGTCTGCAAGGGTGAAGTGATGGAAAAGGAAGTGGAAAAACTGCTTCGCGGTGGAAAGAACACTGCCATAGTAAGAGTAAAGGCTGAAGTATGCCTGCACTGTGGCGAAAAGCTGTTTCCCGAGGAAACAATCCGGAATTTTGAGCTGATCCGATCAAAGCTGGAAAAGGAAGACACCAAGGATTTCAAGCTGATAGGGAATTCATTCCAGATCGTTTAG
- a CDS encoding formylglycine-generating enzyme family protein has translation MCKPANSELVKCRKALNPLWILLILFMVTGGEKLLGNASQPKQTIAGLASPATRNITWNAGSRSLEFSNGVKMEFVWIPAGSFTMGSQYNTEKPPHTVIITKGFYLDKYEVTQAQWQSVMGNNPSCFRGDQRPVDMVSWDDSQVFIRKLSQLTGKKFRLPTEAEWEYACRAGTETKYYWGDQADGNCMWYDDAGGMTTQDVGGKQPNAWGLYDMCGNLWEWCNDWYGGNFYLNSPAEDPQGPTSGTWRVLRGGSWHSEDYMCRSANRIPHNPVGRSHGVGIRLVYSP, from the coding sequence ATGTGCAAACCCGCAAATAGTGAGCTTGTAAAATGCAGAAAAGCTTTGAATCCACTCTGGATTCTGCTGATTCTCTTCATGGTGACCGGTGGGGAAAAACTGCTCGGCAATGCTTCTCAGCCGAAGCAGACCATAGCAGGGCTGGCATCACCGGCAACCCGAAATATTACCTGGAATGCAGGCAGCAGATCCCTGGAATTCAGTAATGGCGTAAAAATGGAATTCGTGTGGATTCCTGCCGGAAGCTTTACGATGGGAAGCCAGTATAATACTGAAAAGCCTCCTCACACCGTAATCATCACAAAAGGTTTTTATCTCGATAAATATGAAGTAACCCAGGCCCAGTGGCAGTCAGTGATGGGCAATAATCCCAGTTGTTTCAGGGGCGATCAGAGACCGGTTGATATGGTATCCTGGGATGACAGCCAGGTATTCATCAGGAAACTGAGCCAGTTAACCGGAAAGAAATTCCGGTTACCCACAGAAGCCGAATGGGAGTACGCCTGCAGAGCCGGAACAGAGACCAAGTATTACTGGGGGGATCAGGCTGACGGGAATTGCATGTGGTATGATGATGCCGGCGGCATGACGACACAGGATGTGGGTGGAAAGCAGCCTAATGCCTGGGGATTGTATGACATGTGCGGGAATCTCTGGGAATGGTGCAATGACTGGTATGGTGGAAATTTTTACCTGAACTCTCCAGCGGAAGACCCACAGGGACCGACGAGTGGCACCTGGCGGGTTTTGAGGGGAGGCTCGTGGCACAGTGAAGACTATATGTGCCGCTCAGCGAATCGTATCCCCCACAATCCTGTCGGCAGAAGCCACGGTGTCGGTATTAGATTGGTTTACAGCCCGTAA
- a CDS encoding thioredoxin family protein encodes MKIQLIFPLCCLLLTGCGEVKTDVPAPEVITEKALPAPGTTADQALATGEVEWLQDLEAVKAKAGQQGKVILADFSGSDWCHWCMKLDEEVFSKPEFKQFAGQNLVLFLVDFPNRKQLPPETAAQNRKLADKYGVQGYPTVLLLDAGGNLLATTGYKEGGAAAYVEHLKGLLKK; translated from the coding sequence ATGAAAATTCAGTTGATTTTTCCACTGTGCTGTCTGCTGCTCACAGGTTGCGGAGAAGTAAAGACCGATGTTCCGGCACCTGAGGTTATCACTGAGAAAGCCCTGCCTGCACCCGGCACAACTGCTGATCAAGCCTTGGCGACCGGTGAGGTGGAATGGCTGCAGGATTTAGAAGCTGTCAAAGCAAAGGCCGGCCAGCAAGGCAAAGTCATTCTCGCCGATTTTTCCGGCTCAGACTGGTGCCACTGGTGCATGAAGCTGGACGAGGAAGTGTTTTCCAAGCCTGAATTCAAGCAATTTGCAGGGCAGAATCTGGTGCTTTTCCTGGTGGATTTTCCCAACAGGAAACAGCTTCCCCCTGAAACCGCTGCCCAGAACAGAAAACTTGCCGACAAATATGGAGTCCAGGGATACCCTACAGTGCTGCTGCTGGACGCAGGCGGGAATTTACTGGCCACCACCGGTTACAAGGAAGGAGGTGCTGCGGCCTATGTCGAGCACCTCAAGGGTCTATTGAAAAAATGA
- a CDS encoding tetratricopeptide repeat protein, whose protein sequence is MLRQITPAQVIFLGRETELNRLTGIAATQKIIVIGGIGGIGKSALAMHLAFQLNQTDFKDRVLFYTCKSECSRLEFFTEIQEEIRKLAGKSQNITAQSDYLFDLIEAQRLCLFLDDFHLLEEPSAWIVRKALSTLSQGRLVLVTRKKISLSPLELVDVFEMQLSGLKTAQSDIFIQQILKVHDLSLPPETISAVSSNLDGHPLSIKLFMGILLTGGHSLENLLNPASEFYDKIGEFLLNQIFQDLNQEQLHLVYILSLARLPLKMNYPGKPEAEQLRFLRKHYIIETDASGAYFIHGLIKDYVAARLKPGLELKLQLEIADRLSQKKSIELSDVRESCYHYLKARKIVRAVEVLLDFSRNFLFLAEEADSYFTLLEDLLSKCGQHRRQDLLKEKISLLIYWNKLDEADKLISEITDQATELFLAGKIALKKGKPLDAFASYSKAGKHNPGEWLSAEIHANLATCAVLMNNPEKAEACFQKAVEIAARNSFHLLKARILLNFSTQLVIFGKPDQAFSCCLSSVDIYRKCLSTPQLATALCLLSELYLDRRDFKNCLLCLTELKTLTEKMTDKYLYTYSFYLEAEISFLEGDFHKALTLKLKALELAEKYGISRTVALIYCDLGRIYSRLRNFPKAESGFKKSLELFEQINHPLSRAYAEQEYGQHLVSCGKLSRALDIFTKISDFARGNDPELYSKALFFQSRTLVQLGRTGESEESAKLFELEFARLPEQISARLSPEFQWYKSAFLKAGSKLTVLSPQGKRIVSAAEDFANQVETAESEIFIDFAAKILRVDGNKIPFFKKNILVSLLFNLAQKPGKIISPREIFQSVWGRNYENASDAANLRMNISRLRRILDKRQDRFIKSALEEQGYFFDQNCGYLVIFQEE, encoded by the coding sequence ATGCTGCGTCAAATTACTCCTGCTCAGGTAATTTTTCTGGGGCGCGAAACTGAACTGAACAGATTGACAGGCATTGCCGCAACCCAGAAAATCATTGTCATCGGCGGGATCGGGGGGATCGGCAAATCCGCCCTGGCCATGCATCTCGCATTCCAGCTCAATCAGACTGATTTCAAGGACCGGGTCCTTTTCTACACCTGCAAAAGCGAATGCTCCAGATTGGAATTCTTCACTGAAATTCAGGAAGAAATACGCAAACTGGCAGGCAAATCCCAAAATATCACAGCACAGTCGGACTATCTGTTCGATCTCATCGAAGCACAGCGTCTCTGCCTGTTTCTGGATGATTTTCATCTGCTCGAAGAACCATCTGCCTGGATCGTCCGCAAAGCCCTCAGTACTTTATCTCAAGGCAGACTGGTCCTGGTAACCAGGAAAAAAATTTCACTCTCTCCCCTGGAACTGGTGGATGTCTTTGAAATGCAGCTTTCAGGTCTGAAAACAGCCCAGTCAGACATTTTCATCCAGCAGATACTCAAAGTGCACGACCTCTCTCTCCCCCCTGAAACAATTTCGGCTGTCAGCTCGAATTTGGACGGCCATCCTTTATCCATCAAACTGTTCATGGGGATTCTTTTGACGGGCGGCCATTCTCTCGAAAACCTCCTTAATCCTGCTTCCGAATTTTATGATAAAATCGGTGAATTCCTTTTAAATCAGATTTTCCAGGACTTGAATCAGGAGCAGCTGCATCTGGTCTACATCCTCTCGCTGGCAAGGCTTCCCCTTAAAATGAATTACCCGGGCAAACCTGAAGCGGAACAATTGCGGTTTCTGCGTAAGCATTACATTATTGAAACAGACGCCAGCGGTGCGTATTTCATCCATGGTCTGATCAAGGACTATGTCGCAGCACGACTAAAACCCGGACTGGAACTCAAGCTTCAGCTTGAAATCGCAGACAGGCTGAGCCAGAAAAAGTCAATTGAACTCTCGGATGTAAGGGAATCCTGCTATCACTATCTGAAAGCCAGGAAAATTGTCAGAGCAGTGGAAGTTTTGCTGGATTTCAGCAGGAACTTTCTGTTCCTGGCTGAAGAAGCGGACAGTTATTTCACACTGCTCGAGGATCTGCTGAGTAAATGCGGTCAGCACAGGCGGCAGGATCTTCTGAAAGAAAAAATCTCGCTCCTCATTTACTGGAACAAGCTTGACGAAGCAGATAAACTGATTTCAGAAATCACGGATCAGGCGACAGAACTGTTTCTGGCCGGGAAGATCGCCCTGAAAAAAGGTAAACCTCTGGATGCCTTTGCAAGTTATTCCAAAGCCGGGAAACATAATCCGGGGGAATGGCTTTCAGCCGAAATCCATGCCAATTTAGCCACTTGTGCTGTTTTGATGAATAATCCAGAAAAAGCGGAAGCCTGTTTTCAAAAAGCCGTGGAAATCGCAGCCAGAAACTCATTTCATCTGTTGAAAGCGAGAATCCTGTTAAACTTTTCCACGCAACTTGTGATCTTCGGAAAGCCGGACCAGGCATTTTCCTGTTGCCTGTCGTCCGTGGATATTTACCGGAAATGCTTGTCAACTCCTCAACTTGCTACAGCCCTGTGCCTTCTAAGCGAACTGTACCTGGACAGACGCGACTTCAAAAATTGCCTGCTCTGCCTGACTGAATTGAAGACTCTCACTGAAAAAATGACGGACAAATATCTGTACACCTACTCTTTTTATCTGGAAGCTGAAATCTCTTTTCTGGAAGGTGACTTTCACAAAGCCCTGACTCTCAAACTGAAAGCCCTGGAACTGGCCGAGAAATACGGGATCAGCCGTACTGTAGCTTTGATTTACTGCGACCTGGGCAGAATCTATTCACGTCTCAGGAACTTTCCCAAAGCGGAATCAGGCTTTAAGAAGTCGCTGGAACTCTTCGAGCAAATCAATCATCCACTTTCCAGAGCTTACGCCGAGCAGGAATATGGTCAGCATTTAGTGTCCTGTGGAAAATTGAGCAGGGCTTTGGACATTTTCACTAAAATCAGTGATTTCGCCAGAGGCAATGATCCGGAACTGTATTCCAAAGCGCTTTTCTTTCAATCCCGCACTCTGGTCCAGCTTGGCAGAACCGGAGAATCAGAGGAATCTGCCAAATTGTTCGAACTGGAATTTGCCAGGCTGCCGGAACAGATCAGTGCAAGGCTCTCGCCTGAATTCCAGTGGTATAAAAGCGCTTTCCTGAAAGCCGGTTCTAAATTAACCGTGCTTTCTCCGCAGGGAAAAAGAATCGTTTCAGCTGCAGAAGATTTTGCGAATCAAGTTGAAACCGCAGAGTCTGAGATCTTTATCGATTTCGCTGCCAAAATACTGCGGGTCGATGGAAATAAAATCCCGTTCTTCAAAAAAAACATCCTGGTATCCTTGCTCTTCAACCTGGCACAGAAACCAGGCAAAATAATATCACCCAGGGAAATCTTTCAGAGCGTCTGGGGCCGGAATTACGAGAATGCAAGCGACGCTGCAAATCTGCGGATGAACATTTCCAGGCTGCGCAGAATTCTGGATAAGAGACAGGATCGTTTCATCAAGTCAGCCTTGGAAGAGCAGGGATATTTTTTCGATCAAAACTGCGGATATCTGGTGATTTTTCAAGAGGAATGA
- a CDS encoding aldo/keto reductase, with protein sequence MQYRSLGKTGLELSNLGFGMMRLPMIDNDYGKIDEILAEKLILHGIDNGINWLDSGYSYHMGKSEPFMGRVVKKNGLRDKILLATKLPVWEVRDKKDFGRLLHEQLDKLQTDHIDLYLLHALSDLRWAKVRDLGVGDFLDKAISDGKIRAAGFSFHDELSAFKTIVDQYNWSFCYLQYNYMDSTYQAGTEGLKLAAGAGMGVVAMEPVRGGSLARAPKEVLEAFTRSGKSWSPVEWALRWVWNHPEISGLLSGMNAMEQVEENLRVAGSAGQEELSKEDLAIIELARKTYKARIRVNCTKCGYCMPCPAGVQIPRILEFFNNRHIFDDKRGGTISYTMLLTPEQRADKCVSCGQCESKCPQHIGIIEALSESHKELS encoded by the coding sequence ATGCAATACCGCAGTTTAGGAAAGACAGGCCTGGAACTATCCAATCTCGGCTTTGGAATGATGCGCCTGCCGATGATTGATAATGATTACGGAAAAATCGACGAGATTCTGGCTGAGAAGCTGATCCTTCACGGAATAGACAATGGAATCAACTGGCTCGATTCAGGATATTCCTATCACATGGGTAAAAGCGAGCCTTTCATGGGGCGCGTAGTGAAAAAGAACGGGCTGCGCGACAAAATTCTGCTGGCCACCAAGCTCCCGGTCTGGGAAGTGCGCGATAAAAAGGATTTCGGCAGGCTGCTGCATGAGCAGCTGGATAAGCTGCAGACAGACCATATAGATCTCTACCTGCTGCATGCCTTGAGCGACTTGAGATGGGCAAAGGTGCGGGATCTCGGAGTAGGGGATTTTCTGGACAAAGCCATCAGTGACGGCAAGATCAGGGCAGCAGGCTTTTCCTTTCACGACGAGCTGTCTGCCTTTAAAACCATAGTTGATCAGTATAACTGGAGCTTCTGCTACCTCCAGTATAATTACATGGATTCCACCTACCAGGCAGGGACAGAGGGCCTGAAGCTGGCTGCAGGGGCCGGCATGGGAGTGGTGGCCATGGAACCCGTGCGGGGCGGCAGCCTGGCCAGGGCACCTAAGGAGGTGCTGGAAGCTTTCACGAGATCAGGTAAAAGCTGGAGCCCTGTGGAATGGGCGCTGCGCTGGGTCTGGAATCATCCGGAAATATCAGGCCTTTTGAGCGGCATGAATGCCATGGAGCAGGTGGAAGAAAACCTGAGGGTTGCGGGCTCTGCCGGGCAGGAAGAGTTAAGCAAGGAAGACCTGGCGATAATCGAGCTCGCCAGAAAAACATACAAAGCCCGGATCAGGGTGAACTGTACAAAGTGCGGATACTGCATGCCCTGCCCTGCAGGAGTGCAGATCCCGCGCATCCTGGAATTTTTCAACAATCGCCATATCTTTGACGACAAAAGGGGCGGCACTATCTCCTATACAATGCTGCTTACTCCGGAGCAGAGGGCTGACAAATGCGTATCCTGCGGCCAGTGCGAGAGCAAATGCCCGCAGCACATCGGCATCATCGAGGCTCTGTCTGAATCCCACAAGGAGCTGAGCTAA
- the lepB gene encoding signal peptidase I, which produces MNSLFKSIQAAWGRISDLPGRSIRKMLLFLMSSPVESKNSFSKKDRIATAIGTSLNFVIAPLVFTLILWSTCVQGYVIPSGSMENTLQIGDRLFGNKLAYHTGPVKRGDIVIFKSPVDGKPWVKRVIGLPGDEIEIRNHTLIRNGISVKEPYLKAEMKADYPKITVPSGKLFVLGDNRNNSNDSRYWGFLPERNVRGKGLLIYWPIGRMRMLNESPSSK; this is translated from the coding sequence ATGAACTCTCTATTTAAATCAATCCAGGCAGCCTGGGGCAGGATTTCTGATCTGCCAGGCCGGTCGATCAGAAAGATGCTCCTTTTTTTGATGAGTTCTCCTGTAGAGAGCAAAAACTCGTTTTCAAAAAAGGATCGGATTGCAACCGCAATCGGCACTTCACTTAATTTCGTGATTGCTCCTTTGGTTTTCACGCTGATTCTATGGTCCACCTGCGTCCAGGGGTATGTAATTCCAAGCGGCTCGATGGAAAACACTCTTCAGATCGGCGACCGCCTGTTCGGCAACAAGCTTGCTTACCACACAGGACCGGTCAAGCGGGGCGATATTGTGATCTTCAAATCTCCTGTGGACGGAAAGCCCTGGGTCAAGCGCGTGATCGGCCTGCCTGGAGATGAGATCGAAATCAGGAACCACACCCTGATCAGGAACGGTATTTCAGTTAAAGAACCTTATCTGAAAGCTGAAATGAAAGCAGACTACCCTAAGATTACAGTCCCGAGCGGCAAGCTTTTCGTGCTTGGCGACAACCGCAACAACAGCAATGACAGCCGTTACTGGGGCTTCCTGCCTGAGCGGAACGTGCGCGGTAAGGGTCTTCTGATTTATTGGCCCATTGGAAGAATGCGAATGCTGAACGAGAGCCCTAGCAGCAAGTAA
- a CDS encoding ImmA/IrrE family metallo-endopeptidase, with the protein MTLRLDRRDNFWFTLLHEIAHILKKETRTDVDIYHQTPDEIEAKANAFASSHLIPEERYQEFLGTASPLFTRNKVMVFAKKIGVHPSIVVGRLQHENKIPWSNLRNLMDSIKPVFAKYIIQ; encoded by the coding sequence ATGACTTTGAGACTGGATCGCAGAGATAATTTCTGGTTCACACTATTGCATGAAATCGCCCATATTTTGAAAAAAGAAACTAGAACTGATGTTGATATTTATCATCAAACCCCTGATGAAATTGAGGCAAAAGCCAATGCCTTTGCCTCAAGCCACTTGATACCTGAAGAACGCTATCAGGAATTTCTGGGTACAGCTTCACCTCTTTTTACCAGAAACAAGGTCATGGTTTTTGCAAAGAAAATAGGTGTTCATCCTTCCATCGTTGTCGGCCGCCTCCAACACGAAAATAAAATCCCCTGGTCTAATCTGCGGAATTTGATGGACAGCATTAAACCGGTTTTTGCAAAGTATATAATCCAATAA
- a CDS encoding ATP-binding protein, giving the protein MDMIKIGQVLSCSSESIDITVDSLAIFEQNKNSLQVGRYLKIAQGNRDFTIAVINNIKGTNSLDKEDNPKWQFQITCQAIGTIIGDNNGFERGSMLLPVPTEYVYLPDQKTLDILFSSDVSYDFPLGNLSLNKSIEYKINGDRFFSKHIAIVGSTGSGKSCAVTKIIHDVVGIADQKNTNKGKQNNSHIVIFDIHDEYSAAFNLEKEQSFTLNRLDIDSLALPYWLMNSEELESMFIESNEANSHNQVSQFKLAVILNKEKHNPTIKDITYDTPVYFSIEEVYRFIDNMNREVNGRCTNENCPKLADKSLVKDRTLYFDKVCEFVQPSTSKDDKATNGTFNGEFNRFVSRLETKLSDKRLRFLLHPEKNEKEPYKTGDFHEIIQQFMGYLTKANVTIVDLSGIPFEVLSITVSLVSRLIFDFCFHYSKLRHENNALNDIPVMIVCEEAHNYVPQNNDVAYRASRKSIERIAKEGRKYGMSLMIVSQRPSEVSETIFAQCNNFIALRLTNNADQNYVRRLFPDNSNSIVDILPNLAPGECVVVGDAVLLPSVVQMSLPNPEPHSQSTKVLEEWKKAWKDVTFQDVVKRWRKE; this is encoded by the coding sequence ATGGATATGATTAAAATTGGACAGGTTCTATCATGCTCATCTGAGTCAATCGATATTACAGTGGATAGTCTTGCTATATTCGAGCAAAACAAAAACAGTCTCCAAGTTGGTCGTTATCTGAAAATTGCCCAGGGTAACAGGGACTTCACTATTGCCGTAATCAACAACATTAAAGGGACTAACTCTCTAGACAAAGAGGATAATCCAAAATGGCAATTCCAGATAACGTGCCAAGCTATAGGCACAATCATCGGAGATAATAATGGATTCGAAAGAGGAAGCATGCTCCTTCCTGTACCGACCGAATACGTATACCTACCAGATCAGAAAACGCTCGACATTTTGTTTTCTTCAGATGTAAGCTATGATTTTCCGCTAGGAAACCTTTCGTTGAACAAAAGTATTGAATACAAAATAAACGGAGACAGATTTTTTAGCAAACATATTGCAATTGTTGGTTCTACTGGTTCCGGCAAATCATGTGCTGTGACAAAGATAATCCACGATGTTGTTGGTATCGCCGATCAGAAAAACACCAACAAAGGAAAACAAAACAACTCGCATATCGTGATTTTCGATATTCATGATGAATATTCAGCAGCTTTTAATCTGGAAAAAGAGCAGTCTTTCACACTGAACAGACTGGATATTGATTCTCTTGCTTTACCTTATTGGCTCATGAATTCAGAAGAATTGGAGAGTATGTTCATAGAAAGCAATGAGGCGAATTCTCATAATCAGGTAAGTCAGTTTAAGCTTGCGGTCATTCTGAACAAAGAAAAACACAATCCGACAATCAAGGATATTACTTATGATACACCTGTCTATTTTTCAATTGAAGAAGTTTATCGATTTATCGATAACATGAATCGTGAAGTTAATGGACGTTGTACAAATGAGAACTGCCCTAAACTTGCAGATAAATCCCTTGTCAAAGACAGAACGCTTTATTTTGACAAAGTTTGTGAATTCGTCCAACCTTCAACATCAAAGGACGATAAAGCTACAAACGGGACCTTCAATGGTGAATTCAACCGGTTTGTTTCCCGTTTGGAAACAAAGCTCTCTGACAAAAGGCTTCGTTTTCTGCTTCATCCTGAGAAAAATGAAAAAGAACCATATAAAACTGGTGATTTTCATGAGATAATACAACAATTCATGGGTTATCTTACAAAAGCCAATGTTACGATTGTGGACTTGAGCGGAATACCTTTTGAAGTGCTCAGCATTACAGTCAGTTTAGTTTCTCGCTTGATTTTCGATTTCTGTTTTCATTATTCCAAGTTGCGCCATGAAAATAACGCTCTCAACGATATACCTGTAATGATTGTATGTGAAGAAGCACATAACTATGTTCCACAAAACAATGACGTTGCATACAGGGCATCTCGCAAGTCTATTGAGCGAATCGCTAAAGAAGGCAGAAAGTATGGAATGAGTCTCATGATTGTCAGTCAGCGACCTTCGGAAGTTTCTGAAACAATATTCGCGCAATGTAATAATTTCATTGCATTGCGGCTTACCAACAATGCTGATCAGAACTATGTCAGAAGACTTTTTCCAGACAACTCGAATTCTATTGTAGATATTCTACCTAATTTGGCACCTGGCGAATGTGTTGTTGTAGGTGATGCTGTTTTACTCCCTTCTGTTGTTCAGATGTCCTTACCTAATCCCGAACCACACTCGCAAAGCACAAAAGTGTTAGAGGAGTGGAAAAAAGCATGGAAGGATGTTACTTTTCAGGATGTTGTTAAACGGTGGAGAAAAGAATGA
- a CDS encoding DUF4097 family beta strand repeat-containing protein, whose product MNDEQKEVLQLVKDGVINVDEAERLLNALREGAKKRSESSDPAGNGLSSVFTSIRENLSGIGPMIRDSLAEIGPAISNAFQDQEFAFNPDEFTEIDSTAEFELQPGSKLLVISDRHDTEEVRIEAYAGSKCCISSSDARPRIFQKGNANVVKCRDGSVSLKVPENISQLGIKIVLGNITVKSSPFEANLKTMNGNIEVSSISGKLTAKTMNGNIRLNLTDNWNSELSGVTMNGDVSCMLSDKTSADLNLSTMAGKIEVDHFAKVNISSADFPFRKLNGIIGENPTAKIRLKTMSGNVCLKKTAESAGKTSDGAAV is encoded by the coding sequence ATGAATGATGAGCAAAAAGAAGTACTGCAGCTGGTAAAAGACGGGGTAATTAATGTGGATGAAGCTGAACGGCTTCTGAATGCACTCAGGGAAGGGGCTAAAAAACGGAGCGAGTCCAGCGACCCTGCTGGCAATGGACTGAGCTCAGTCTTCACCTCGATCAGGGAAAATCTCTCTGGAATCGGTCCCATGATCAGGGACAGCCTTGCAGAGATCGGGCCTGCAATCAGCAACGCCTTCCAGGACCAGGAATTCGCTTTTAATCCGGATGAATTCACGGAAATCGATTCCACTGCAGAATTTGAACTCCAGCCTGGATCCAAACTGCTCGTAATCAGTGACAGACATGACACAGAGGAAGTGCGGATTGAAGCATATGCAGGCAGTAAGTGCTGCATCTCTTCAAGTGATGCCAGGCCCAGGATTTTCCAGAAGGGAAATGCCAATGTTGTTAAATGCAGGGACGGATCAGTTTCCCTCAAAGTACCGGAAAACATATCTCAGCTTGGAATTAAAATTGTGCTGGGGAACATCACAGTCAAATCCTCTCCCTTCGAAGCCAACCTGAAAACCATGAACGGAAACATCGAGGTTTCTTCCATTTCCGGCAAATTGACTGCTAAAACAATGAACGGAAATATCAGGTTGAATCTGACAGATAACTGGAACAGCGAGCTTTCAGGAGTCACAATGAACGGGGACGTTTCTTGCATGCTCTCTGATAAGACTTCTGCTGATCTGAATTTATCCACAATGGCAGGAAAAATCGAGGTGGATCATTTCGCGAAAGTAAACATCAGTTCAGCTGATTTTCCGTTCCGCAAGCTCAACGGAATAATCGGAGAAAATCCGACCGCCAAAATCCGCCTGAAAACGATGTCAGGAAATGTGTGCCTGAAAAAAACCGCGGAATCAGCAGGGAAAACCTCAGACGGAGCAGCGGTATGA
- a CDS encoding DUF1697 domain-containing protein, which translates to MTEGKRKFTGFVALFRGINVGKTKRVEMARLKSMFESIGCADVSTYINSGNVIFASDGKAENIGNVIAAALEKEFGFYAEILIKTRIEMKKIADAIPAGWRNDSAQRTDVAYLFPEIDSEEILSELPVNMEFIDMRYVKGALFWNVRRENYNKSRLNRLIGHRSYQLMTVRNVNTARFLAGCSPDKQ; encoded by the coding sequence ATGACAGAAGGCAAACGGAAGTTTACCGGGTTCGTGGCCCTGTTCCGGGGAATCAATGTCGGGAAGACGAAGCGCGTGGAAATGGCCAGGCTCAAGTCCATGTTCGAGTCCATCGGCTGTGCGGACGTCTCGACCTACATCAATTCCGGCAATGTGATTTTCGCATCAGACGGGAAAGCGGAAAACATCGGAAATGTTATCGCAGCTGCACTTGAAAAGGAATTTGGATTCTACGCAGAGATCCTGATCAAAACAAGAATAGAGATGAAAAAGATAGCTGACGCCATTCCGGCTGGCTGGCGGAACGATTCCGCTCAGAGGACTGATGTGGCCTATCTGTTTCCGGAAATCGACTCAGAGGAAATCCTCTCTGAACTGCCGGTGAACATGGAATTCATCGACATGCGCTACGTGAAAGGCGCGCTGTTCTGGAACGTCAGGCGGGAGAATTACAACAAAAGCCGGCTGAACAGGCTGATCGGCCACAGATCGTATCAGCTGATGACAGTGCGGAACGTGAATACCGCACGGTTTCTGGCAGGTTGCAGCCCTGACAAACAGTAG
- a CDS encoding DUF4258 domain-containing protein, with product MFDINTVISALKDKKIRITDHSDEEAQNDGLSYDEIFCSVMNGEIIENYPDDTPYPRGKNDPL from the coding sequence ATGTTTGACATTAATACGGTTATCAGCGCTCTCAAGGATAAAAAGATCCGGATTACGGACCATTCTGATGAGGAAGCTCAGAACGACGGATTGTCATATGATGAAATTTTCTGTTCAGTCATGAACGGGGAAATCATTGAAAATTACCCGGATGATACTCCATATCCAAGAGGAAAAAATGATCCCCTTTAA